In the genome of Chryseobacterium arthrosphaerae, one region contains:
- a CDS encoding alanine dehydrogenase — MSTNIFTPFTEEELMPKEEKLEVIKKGKQFSIGIPKETCLNERRTCITPDAVQVLVEHGHEIIIESGAGQGSFFTDLQYSESGAKITNDPKEAFGQDLILKVNPPTEDEIEYMKPNTYLVSALQINLRDKEYFLKLAEKKINAIAFEFIVDEYKQLALVRLVGEIAGTVSILYASELLALSNGLMLGGITGVRPAEVVILGAGIVGEFATKAAIGLGASIKVFDNSLSKLRRLHTMVDSRVPTSIIDPKELSKSLRRADVVIGALPRLNMTPIVTEDMVMNMKKGSVIIDITIDNGKVIETSELTTMEDPYIIKHGVIHCGLPNLTSRMPRTTTKAISNFFLSYILNYDEEGGFENMLIRKNEMKQSLYMYKGRHTKKIICDRFGLTYHDINLLIF; from the coding sequence ATGAGTACAAATATTTTTACTCCTTTCACAGAAGAAGAATTGATGCCGAAAGAGGAAAAATTGGAGGTTATAAAGAAGGGAAAACAATTCAGTATTGGGATTCCCAAAGAGACCTGTCTCAACGAAAGGAGAACCTGCATTACTCCTGACGCCGTACAGGTGTTGGTAGAACACGGTCATGAGATCATTATAGAATCAGGGGCCGGGCAAGGGTCATTTTTTACAGATTTACAGTATTCTGAATCGGGAGCAAAAATTACCAATGATCCTAAAGAAGCATTCGGGCAGGATCTTATTTTAAAGGTCAACCCTCCTACTGAAGATGAAATTGAATATATGAAACCGAATACTTATCTGGTTTCAGCACTTCAGATCAACCTCAGAGATAAAGAATACTTCTTAAAGCTTGCAGAGAAAAAAATAAATGCCATCGCTTTTGAATTTATCGTGGATGAATACAAGCAGCTGGCTCTGGTAAGACTGGTGGGTGAAATTGCAGGAACCGTTTCCATATTATATGCTTCAGAATTATTGGCATTGTCAAATGGTTTAATGCTGGGCGGAATTACAGGGGTAAGACCTGCTGAAGTAGTAATCCTCGGAGCCGGAATTGTAGGCGAATTTGCTACGAAAGCAGCCATTGGCCTGGGTGCCAGCATAAAAGTTTTCGACAACTCATTATCTAAACTCAGAAGACTTCACACAATGGTAGACAGCAGGGTTCCCACATCTATCATAGATCCGAAGGAACTCAGCAAAAGCCTAAGACGTGCCGATGTGGTGATCGGAGCGCTGCCAAGGCTGAATATGACCCCTATCGTAACTGAAGATATGGTCATGAATATGAAAAAAGGGAGCGTCATCATCGATATTACCATAGACAACGGTAAGGTGATTGAAACTTCAGAACTTACCACCATGGAAGATCCTTACATCATCAAACACGGTGTGATCCACTGCGGACTTCCGAATCTTACCTCAAGAATGCCAAGGACAACAACCAAGGCGATTTCGAATTTCTTCCTTTCCTATATTTTGAATTATGATGAAGAAGGCGGTTTTGAAAATATGCTGATCCGCAAAAACGAAATGAAGCAGAGTTTATATATGTACAAGGGAAGACATACCAAAAAGATCATCTGTGACCGTTTCGGACTTACGTACCACGATATCAATCTTTTAATTTTCTAA
- the tsaE gene encoding tRNA (adenosine(37)-N6)-threonylcarbamoyltransferase complex ATPase subunit type 1 TsaE, producing the protein MKIQSLPEWQHIVDEVIPNLKYNILLLKGNLGAGKTTFTQFLLKNLGSEDEVNSPTYSIVNEYNTPKGKVYHFDLYRLKNIEEVYDIGIEEYLDNSFLCIIEWPEVYEDELYGLNYHTMSIVNTGENREVTFD; encoded by the coding sequence ATGAAAATACAATCTTTACCGGAATGGCAGCACATTGTGGATGAAGTCATTCCTAATCTAAAATATAATATCCTTTTATTAAAGGGAAACCTGGGTGCCGGAAAAACTACTTTCACTCAATTTCTGCTTAAAAACCTGGGCAGTGAAGACGAGGTAAACTCTCCTACCTACTCCATTGTGAATGAATATAACACTCCCAAGGGAAAGGTATATCATTTTGATCTTTACCGTCTCAAAAACATTGAAGAAGTCTATGATATCGGGATTGAAGAATACCTTGACAATTCTTTCCTGTGCATCATCGAATGGCCGGAAGTGTATGAAGATGAGCTGTACGGGCTCAACTACCACACAATGAGTATTGTGAACACGGGTGAAAACAGAGAAGTTACATTCGATTAA
- a CDS encoding T9SS type A sorting domain-containing protein codes for MKKIYLALFISFFGIAGAQVGTTCTNPIVITSLPYTTTDDTANYADNYDPDPDNSPACSGSADDFGNYYHGGNDVIYSYTAASSGTIKIEIPGATGWTGLFVYTNCADIGLNYAACEGNVSDDDLLIDNFAVTAGQTYYILISSWPAPQTVPYTLNVTSLTLSVHDAEVKKKQTGIYPNPAAKDLFFKSEKEITSATVYTMEGKKLETAKVNNNSISVNHLSAGSYIVEFTDRSGNTSAKIFIKK; via the coding sequence ATGAAAAAAATTTACTTAGCTTTATTTATTTCTTTTTTTGGAATAGCAGGCGCACAAGTAGGTACAACCTGTACCAACCCTATTGTAATTACCTCCTTGCCATATACGACAACGGATGACACCGCAAATTATGCAGACAATTATGACCCTGATCCTGATAACAGCCCGGCTTGCAGTGGTTCTGCAGATGATTTTGGCAATTATTACCATGGCGGGAATGATGTGATTTATTCTTATACCGCTGCCTCTTCAGGAACTATAAAAATAGAAATTCCCGGTGCAACGGGATGGACAGGCTTATTTGTTTATACCAATTGCGCAGATATCGGCTTGAACTATGCTGCATGTGAAGGCAATGTTTCAGATGATGATTTACTTATTGATAATTTTGCAGTAACTGCAGGGCAGACCTATTATATATTGATTTCTTCATGGCCAGCCCCGCAAACTGTTCCTTATACGCTGAACGTTACCTCTCTGACACTTTCCGTACATGATGCTGAAGTGAAAAAGAAGCAGACCGGAATTTATCCTAACCCTGCAGCCAAAGATTTATTTTTTAAATCAGAAAAAGAGATTACTTCCGCAACCGTTTATACCATGGAAGGTAAAAAACTGGAAACCGCAAAAGTGAATAACAATTCGATTTCGGTGAACCATCTGAGTGCAGGAAGTTATATTGTGGAGTTTACGGATAGATCAGGTAATACCTCTGCAAAAATATTCATCAAGAAGTAA
- the dnaG gene encoding DNA primase, with the protein MISKQTIDKIFSTIRVEEIVGEYVQLKRAGSNFKGLSPFHDEKSPSFVVSPSKQIWKDFSTGKGGTAISFLMEIENFTYPEALRHAAKKYGIEIEEDQREISEEAKNAQTEKDLLYKIHEVANTYFQEILWDDQEGRSIGLSYFKERELKDDIIRKFQLGYSPEKKNAFTAYALEKGYTKEILEKSGLSIFPENTPAGVDRFRERVIFPIHSFSGRVLGFGARILKSNVKTAKYLNSPETEIYHKSNVLYGLNQSKQAISRKNGCLLVEGYMDVISLHMSGIENVVASSGTSLTTEQIKLIKRLTENVTILFDGDNAGIKASFRSIDMLLTEGMNIRVLLFPDGDDPDSFARKHPQEYVEKYIENEATDFIDFKAEILLRDVGNDPIKKAEAIRDIVKSVSFVQNALKREVYLKEVSNKFGLSEQSLFNELDVQKQITQNQTHHVQQQQKEKETPKMEIVPPDKEKEDPFLFDVLFMENKLVEHMLAFGDIVLKRRNENNEEYQITVIEEILHHFEEEEYTFLVKGNEIIINQVKEGIQKDELRSGNFFVSFMDEEITTKVVDALIPLDELENWASRNIYPPNYGDKVADQIKGDVLLHKYRYIDYLITETDKQLDQYRDTDELKYYELIKKITLLKQASIRLNNIIEYSPIKGIYRDRRR; encoded by the coding sequence ATGATTTCCAAACAGACCATAGATAAGATATTCTCCACGATCAGAGTAGAAGAGATTGTGGGTGAATATGTGCAGTTGAAAAGAGCAGGGTCTAATTTCAAAGGGCTCAGTCCTTTTCACGACGAAAAGTCGCCAAGTTTTGTGGTGTCACCAAGTAAACAGATCTGGAAAGATTTCTCTACCGGAAAAGGAGGTACGGCCATCTCTTTCCTGATGGAAATTGAGAATTTTACTTATCCTGAAGCGCTTCGCCACGCCGCTAAGAAATACGGAATTGAGATTGAAGAAGATCAGCGTGAAATTTCCGAAGAGGCCAAAAATGCGCAGACGGAAAAAGATCTTCTCTATAAAATTCATGAAGTGGCCAATACCTATTTTCAGGAAATACTTTGGGATGATCAGGAGGGAAGAAGCATAGGACTTTCTTATTTTAAAGAAAGAGAGCTTAAGGATGATATCATCAGAAAATTCCAGTTGGGATATTCTCCGGAGAAAAAGAATGCTTTTACAGCATATGCGCTGGAGAAAGGGTATACGAAGGAAATACTTGAAAAATCAGGACTTTCCATCTTCCCTGAAAACACTCCTGCCGGGGTAGACCGTTTCCGGGAAAGGGTTATTTTCCCGATTCACAGTTTTTCAGGAAGAGTATTGGGATTCGGAGCAAGGATACTGAAGAGCAATGTCAAAACGGCAAAATATCTTAATTCCCCTGAAACCGAAATCTATCATAAATCCAATGTTCTTTATGGTTTAAACCAAAGTAAACAGGCCATTTCAAGAAAGAACGGCTGTCTTTTGGTAGAAGGATATATGGATGTGATCTCCCTGCATATGTCAGGGATCGAAAACGTAGTAGCAAGTTCGGGAACCTCCCTTACCACCGAGCAGATTAAACTGATCAAAAGGCTTACTGAAAACGTAACCATCCTTTTCGACGGAGATAATGCCGGAATTAAAGCAAGTTTCCGCAGTATCGACATGCTGCTGACAGAAGGGATGAACATCCGTGTTTTGCTTTTCCCTGACGGGGATGACCCGGATTCCTTCGCCAGAAAGCACCCGCAGGAATACGTTGAAAAATACATCGAAAACGAAGCGACGGACTTCATCGATTTCAAAGCGGAAATCCTGTTGAGAGATGTAGGCAATGATCCTATCAAAAAGGCAGAAGCCATCCGTGATATTGTAAAATCGGTTTCCTTTGTACAGAATGCACTGAAAAGAGAAGTTTATCTGAAGGAAGTTTCCAATAAATTCGGACTTTCTGAGCAGAGCCTTTTCAACGAGCTGGATGTTCAGAAGCAGATCACCCAGAACCAGACCCACCACGTTCAGCAGCAGCAAAAAGAGAAGGAAACCCCGAAAATGGAGATTGTTCCTCCGGATAAGGAAAAAGAAGATCCTTTCCTGTTTGATGTTTTGTTTATGGAAAACAAACTTGTTGAGCATATGTTGGCATTCGGGGATATCGTTCTTAAAAGGAGAAATGAAAATAATGAAGAATATCAGATAACAGTTATTGAAGAAATTCTTCATCACTTTGAAGAGGAAGAATATACTTTTTTAGTTAAAGGGAATGAGATTATTATCAATCAGGTAAAGGAAGGAATTCAGAAAGACGAGTTGAGAAGTGGAAACTTTTTTGTATCTTTTATGGATGAAGAAATTACCACAAAGGTTGTAGATGCATTGATTCCTCTGGATGAACTGGAAAACTGGGCTTCCAGAAATATTTATCCGCCCAATTACGGAGATAAGGTGGCAGATCAGATTAAAGGTGATGTCTTATTGCATAAATACAGGTATATCGATTATCTGATCACCGAAACAGATAAACAGCTCGATCAGTACAGGGATACTGATGAATTGAAATATTATGAGCTCATAAAAAAAATAACGCTGCTGAAACAGGCTTCGATAAGGCTGAACAATATCATTGAATATTCACCCATCAAAGGAATCTATAGAGACAGAAGAAGATAA
- the clpP gene encoding ATP-dependent Clp endopeptidase proteolytic subunit ClpP has product MDIKKEFRDFSVKHLGNNGLVTDQYMGMYGPTNLTPYIMEERRLNVAQMDVFSRLMMDRIIFLGTGIDDQVANIVTAQLLFLESADPSKDIQIYINSPGGSVYAGLGIYDTMQIIKPDVATICTGMAASMGAVLLVAGEKGKRSALKHSRVMIHQPSGGAQGVASDMEINLREMLKLKQELYEIIAHHSGQTYDWVEKSSDRDYWMTSEEAKGYGMVDEVLQRAAEKK; this is encoded by the coding sequence ATGGACATTAAAAAGGAATTCAGAGATTTCTCTGTAAAACATTTAGGAAACAACGGTCTGGTTACCGATCAGTATATGGGAATGTATGGCCCAACGAATCTTACCCCGTACATCATGGAAGAAAGAAGATTGAACGTTGCTCAGATGGACGTTTTCTCCCGTCTGATGATGGACAGGATTATCTTCCTGGGAACAGGTATTGATGATCAGGTAGCGAATATCGTTACGGCACAGCTTTTATTCCTTGAAAGTGCAGACCCTTCAAAAGATATTCAGATTTATATCAACTCTCCGGGTGGTAGTGTATATGCAGGTTTAGGTATTTATGACACCATGCAGATCATCAAGCCTGATGTAGCTACAATCTGTACAGGGATGGCAGCATCAATGGGAGCAGTACTACTGGTGGCAGGTGAAAAAGGAAAACGTTCTGCACTGAAGCACTCAAGAGTAATGATCCACCAGCCTTCAGGAGGAGCACAGGGTGTTGCTTCTGACATGGAGATCAACCTTAGAGAGATGTTGAAACTGAAGCAGGAGCTATATGAAATCATCGCGCACCACTCAGGCCAGACCTACGATTGGGTTGAAAAATCTTCTGACAGAGATTACTGGATGACTTCTGAAGAAGCTAAAGGCTACGGAATGGTAGATGAGGTACTTCAGAGAGCAGCTGAGAAAAAATAA
- a CDS encoding T9SS type A sorting domain-containing protein: protein MRKIYFFFLLLCMQLLSAQFTENDIKFWVGTGSKKAYFIADFNDDTTPNSYAWGYRFDADNLKAEDMMNAIISAEPNMEADILSGFLYSFKYNHHTPGTNDSWIPWIGSDAENMSNNNNGAGYVDLIDGLWFGIKYGLDDMDIPPSTPVPAYSSQWYTSSQITNWIGTGTHKSLVVIDFGTDNANGNAHSFVFGIKYNGTLTAEQALQLIQAQAPYFNFTTANSQISTLSLNSFTGNSSGTDSWKVYKGKDLSSWQTKDNLSQVQLANNDWLGLSFGERRPFTPAEAADAMLGVSDVNKKKFSIYPNPASDVIQIETTEKLKEVNIYSVTGQKVMTSQMTKIDIQSLQTGIYFVEIKTNDRSTIHKIVKK, encoded by the coding sequence ATGAGAAAAATCTATTTTTTTTTCTTACTGCTTTGTATGCAGTTGTTGTCGGCCCAGTTTACAGAAAACGACATTAAATTCTGGGTAGGAACCGGTTCTAAAAAGGCTTATTTCATTGCCGATTTCAATGACGATACAACCCCCAATTCTTATGCATGGGGATATCGCTTTGATGCTGATAATTTAAAAGCAGAAGATATGATGAATGCTATTATATCAGCAGAACCTAACATGGAAGCTGATATTTTATCAGGGTTTCTCTACAGCTTCAAATACAACCACCATACTCCAGGTACTAATGATTCCTGGATACCCTGGATAGGTTCAGATGCAGAAAATATGTCGAATAACAATAATGGTGCAGGTTATGTTGATTTAATAGACGGATTATGGTTTGGTATTAAATATGGTCTGGATGATATGGATATTCCCCCATCCACCCCTGTCCCTGCCTATAGTTCCCAATGGTATACCTCATCTCAGATCACCAACTGGATCGGAACCGGAACTCATAAAAGCCTTGTCGTTATTGATTTCGGGACAGATAATGCTAACGGCAATGCGCATTCTTTCGTTTTTGGGATCAAATACAACGGTACATTAACCGCTGAGCAGGCTCTACAGTTAATTCAGGCCCAGGCTCCGTATTTTAATTTTACCACAGCTAACAGTCAAATTTCCACCCTGTCATTAAACAGCTTTACCGGAAATTCTTCAGGAACTGACAGCTGGAAAGTATACAAAGGAAAAGATTTATCAAGCTGGCAAACGAAGGATAATCTGTCTCAGGTTCAACTGGCAAACAACGATTGGCTTGGACTGAGCTTTGGAGAAAGAAGACCTTTCACGCCTGCAGAAGCAGCTGATGCAATGCTGGGAGTTTCGGATGTGAATAAGAAAAAATTCAGTATTTATCCTAATCCCGCCAGTGATGTTATTCAGATCGAAACCACTGAAAAGCTTAAGGAGGTGAATATTTATTCTGTAACAGGACAGAAAGTGATGACTTCCCAGATGACTAAAATTGATATTCAATCATTACAGACAGGAATTTATTTCGTTGAGATTAAAACAAATGATCGTTCTACGATACATAAAATTGTTAAAAAATAG
- a CDS encoding esterase-like activity of phytase family protein has protein sequence MKKLLLSVLMLAALASCNDNDTVNNPDTDINYSRLPQEFPFTKLATINGVDVINGGFGSGAAAHPTRKGEFYVITDRGPNTDYLNGKKFLTPNFTPTIMHFKINADGNVEVIKYIKLKNPGGQPITGLPNPVGMGSTGEVPYDASGNVLGTDKYGLDSESIVAAPDGTFWVSDEYGPHIVHYNADGIELERISPVGVNTGPRKLPAVLAKRRANRGMEGLCMTPDGKTLVGTMQSMMFVPTKALATNTTLIRIVTFDISTGQTRQFLYKQDGGASDSVCDITALSNTEFLVIERDGNFGSQGGIKKVYRINLANATDVNGTDINAVNGKEINGKALEQCSWDEITNAGIKPVSKTLAVDLVKKLGYEHDKFEGIVYLGNNKLAVFNDDDFGVVDDGNGNPKAKILPKTGKVDKGTMYVVDIQ, from the coding sequence ATGAAAAAGTTACTTTTATCTGTTTTGATGCTGGCTGCATTGGCATCATGTAACGACAATGATACGGTAAACAATCCGGATACTGATATCAATTACTCAAGACTTCCCCAGGAATTTCCTTTTACCAAATTGGCAACAATCAATGGAGTAGACGTGATCAATGGTGGGTTTGGTTCAGGAGCGGCGGCACATCCTACCCGAAAAGGAGAATTTTATGTGATTACAGACCGTGGCCCGAATACTGATTATCTGAACGGAAAAAAATTCCTGACACCCAATTTCACGCCAACCATTATGCATTTTAAGATCAATGCAGACGGGAATGTGGAGGTTATTAAATATATTAAACTTAAAAACCCGGGAGGACAGCCTATTACTGGGCTTCCGAACCCTGTGGGAATGGGCAGTACAGGAGAAGTTCCTTATGATGCTTCCGGAAATGTTCTGGGTACGGATAAATACGGATTGGACAGTGAAAGTATTGTTGCTGCACCGGATGGTACATTCTGGGTTTCTGACGAATATGGCCCTCATATTGTACATTACAATGCTGACGGGATTGAACTGGAAAGAATAAGTCCGGTTGGGGTAAATACAGGCCCGAGAAAATTACCTGCAGTTTTAGCCAAAAGAAGAGCCAACAGAGGAATGGAAGGTCTTTGTATGACACCGGATGGAAAAACCCTGGTAGGTACCATGCAATCGATGATGTTTGTCCCTACTAAAGCGTTGGCAACCAATACAACCCTGATAAGAATTGTGACATTTGATATCAGTACCGGGCAGACCAGACAGTTTCTATATAAACAGGATGGTGGAGCTTCCGATTCCGTTTGTGATATTACCGCACTGAGCAATACTGAATTTTTAGTGATCGAAAGGGATGGAAATTTCGGTTCACAGGGAGGAATCAAAAAAGTATACAGAATCAACCTTGCCAATGCCACAGATGTAAACGGGACTGACATCAATGCTGTGAACGGAAAAGAAATAAACGGAAAGGCTCTGGAGCAATGCTCATGGGATGAAATTACCAATGCCGGAATAAAACCTGTTTCCAAAACCCTGGCCGTGGATCTGGTTAAAAAGTTAGGGTATGAGCATGATAAATTTGAAGGAATTGTTTATTTAGGAAACAATAAACTGGCGGTTTTCAATGATGATGATTTCGGAGTTGTAGATGATGGAAACGGAAATCCCAAAGCAAAAATTCTGCCTAAAACAGGAAAGGTGGATAAAGGAACAATGTATGTAGTCGATATTCAATAA
- the tpiA gene encoding triose-phosphate isomerase — translation MRRKIVAGNWKMNKNVIDAQQLMIQLLSYKNNTSTNCEVWIAPPSLYLMMAKDIFEKDEIGVFSQDMSEHESGAYTGEISADMLESIDATGSLIGHSERRQYHGETDAQCNKKIKLALDKGLIPVYCNGETLDQRKAGQHLEVVKSQTEEALFTLSAEEIRKVVIAYEPVWAIGTGETATPEQAQEIHAHIRNIIAAKYGQETADEVSILYGGSVKPDNAKEIFSQPDIDGGLIGGAALKLEDFSKIIEAFNS, via the coding sequence ATGAGAAGAAAAATAGTTGCAGGCAACTGGAAAATGAACAAAAATGTAATTGATGCACAACAATTGATGATTCAGTTACTAAGCTATAAAAACAACACTTCTACCAACTGCGAGGTTTGGATCGCTCCCCCGTCTCTGTATCTGATGATGGCCAAAGATATCTTTGAAAAGGATGAGATCGGAGTATTTTCCCAGGATATGAGCGAGCATGAAAGCGGTGCTTACACCGGAGAAATTTCTGCAGATATGTTAGAGTCTATCGACGCAACAGGTTCACTGATCGGTCACTCTGAGAGAAGACAATACCACGGTGAAACAGATGCCCAGTGTAACAAAAAGATTAAGCTGGCATTGGATAAGGGGCTTATTCCTGTCTATTGTAACGGGGAAACTCTTGATCAAAGAAAGGCCGGACAGCACCTTGAAGTGGTAAAAAGCCAGACAGAAGAAGCTCTTTTCACTCTTTCTGCTGAAGAGATCAGAAAAGTGGTAATCGCCTACGAACCGGTTTGGGCTATCGGAACCGGAGAAACGGCAACACCGGAGCAGGCTCAGGAAATTCATGCACACATCAGAAATATTATTGCGGCAAAATACGGTCAGGAAACGGCAGATGAAGTTTCAATCCTTTACGGTGGATCTGTAAAGCCGGACAATGCAAAAGAGATCTTCTCCCAGCCTGATATTGACGGAGGGCTTATTGGAGGTGCTGCTTTAAAATTAGAAGACTTCTCGAAGATCATTGAAGCTTTTAACTCATAA
- a CDS encoding S9 family peptidase, translating into MKKIYLGLLVMSASTFQSQQFPNLKAPVAEKQEHIREIHGDKVNDPYYWMIDYFKKGKDSTKVVDYLKAENSYWEGMMKDTEPFREKLFQEMKARIKEKDESVPVFKNGYHYYSRTEAGKQYFKYCRKKGSLTAPEEVLLDVDKMAEGHPYYAAAGFSISPDNTKMIYGVDDVSRRQYKLFLKDLSTGKTTDLGIKNTTGSATWANDNKTIFYTSKNPETLLTEKIFRHTLGTDSAKDVLVYEEKDKTNYIGVGKTKNNKFILIESSATTSSETRYLDANDPNGNFKVFQPRIKNVLYNVTSLEDKFLVTTNKDALNFKVVEVPLDKTGIENWKDFIPHRKDVLMEDVSAFKNYLVFSERQNGLTQLVIYDRQTGKKEFLKFDEAAYTVYPSANPEYNTDNFRFGYTSMITPGSQYEQDLKTGKRTLLKQQEVLGGYQKDDYTTERLFATAKDGTRIPISIVYKKGFKKDGKNPLLLYAYGSYGSSMDATFSSNRLSLLDRGFAYAIAHIRGGQEMGRQWYEDGKMMKKKNTFTDFIDAGEYLVKEKYTSPKHLYAQGGSAGGLLMGAIANMSPELWNGVISQVPFVDVVNTMLDTSIPLTTNEYDEWGNPNNKEAYFYMKSYSPYENIEKKNYPNLLVTTGLHDSQVQYFEPAKWVAKLRDMKTDKNVLLLKTDMDYGHGGASGRFDYLKDIALVYAFMFKLEGINK; encoded by the coding sequence ATGAAAAAAATTTATCTAGGATTATTAGTAATGAGTGCATCTACATTTCAGTCTCAGCAATTTCCAAACCTGAAGGCTCCTGTTGCAGAAAAGCAGGAACACATTAGAGAAATCCACGGCGATAAGGTCAATGATCCTTATTACTGGATGATTGATTATTTTAAAAAAGGAAAAGACTCTACCAAAGTCGTTGACTATTTAAAGGCCGAAAATTCCTATTGGGAAGGTATGATGAAAGATACTGAACCTTTCAGAGAGAAGCTGTTCCAGGAAATGAAGGCCAGAATCAAGGAAAAGGATGAGTCTGTGCCTGTTTTCAAAAACGGTTATCATTACTACAGCCGTACAGAAGCAGGAAAACAGTATTTTAAATATTGTAGAAAAAAAGGCAGCCTTACTGCTCCGGAAGAAGTACTTCTGGATGTAGACAAGATGGCGGAAGGACATCCTTATTATGCCGCAGCAGGCTTCAGCATAAGCCCTGACAATACTAAAATGATCTACGGAGTGGATGATGTTTCGAGAAGGCAGTACAAGCTATTCTTAAAAGATCTTTCTACCGGAAAAACAACTGATCTCGGGATAAAAAATACAACAGGTTCTGCAACATGGGCCAACGATAACAAAACAATTTTCTATACCTCCAAAAATCCTGAAACCCTTTTAACGGAAAAGATCTTCAGACATACACTGGGAACAGATTCCGCAAAAGATGTTCTGGTATATGAGGAAAAGGATAAAACCAACTATATTGGTGTAGGAAAGACCAAAAACAACAAGTTTATCCTGATCGAATCCAGTGCTACCACTTCTTCTGAAACAAGGTATCTGGATGCCAATGATCCCAATGGAAACTTCAAAGTTTTCCAGCCCAGAATAAAGAACGTATTGTATAACGTGACTTCTCTGGAAGATAAATTTTTGGTAACGACCAATAAGGATGCCCTCAACTTCAAAGTGGTGGAGGTTCCTTTGGATAAAACCGGCATCGAAAACTGGAAAGATTTTATCCCGCACAGAAAAGATGTGCTGATGGAGGATGTTTCTGCATTCAAAAACTATCTTGTTTTCAGCGAAAGACAGAACGGACTGACCCAGCTGGTGATCTATGACAGACAAACAGGAAAAAAAGAGTTCCTGAAGTTTGATGAAGCCGCTTATACGGTTTATCCGTCAGCAAATCCTGAATACAATACTGATAATTTCCGTTTCGGATATACTTCCATGATTACTCCAGGTTCTCAGTATGAACAGGATTTAAAGACCGGAAAAAGAACATTATTAAAGCAGCAGGAAGTTCTGGGAGGGTATCAGAAAGACGATTATACCACTGAAAGGCTTTTTGCCACTGCAAAGGACGGTACCAGAATTCCGATTTCCATTGTTTATAAAAAAGGGTTTAAAAAGGATGGTAAAAATCCATTGCTTCTTTATGCATACGGCTCCTACGGAAGTTCTATGGATGCAACTTTCAGCAGTAACAGGCTGAGTCTTCTCGACAGAGGTTTTGCCTATGCTATTGCTCATATCCGTGGCGGACAGGAAATGGGCAGACAATGGTATGAGGACGGTAAAATGATGAAAAAGAAAAATACGTTTACCGATTTCATTGATGCCGGAGAATATCTGGTAAAAGAAAAATATACCTCTCCAAAGCATCTGTATGCCCAGGGAGGAAGTGCCGGCGGATTACTGATGGGTGCCATAGCCAATATGAGCCCTGAGCTGTGGAACGGAGTGATCTCTCAGGTACCTTTCGTAGATGTTGTCAATACCATGCTGGATACAAGTATTCCGCTTACGACCAATGAATATGACGAATGGGGAAATCCGAATAATAAAGAGGCCTATTTCTATATGAAATCTTATTCGCCCTACGAAAATATAGAAAAGAAAAACTATCCTAACCTACTGGTAACAACAGGTCTTCATGATTCTCAGGTACAGTATTTCGAGCCTGCAAAATGGGTGGCGAAACTGAGAGATATGAAAACGGATAAAAATGTATTATTGCTAAAAACCGATATGGACTACGGTCATGGCGGTGCTTCCGGAAGGTTTGATTACCTGAAGGATATCGCATTGGTATATGCATTCATGTTTAAACTGGAAGGAATTAATAAATAA
- a CDS encoding TerB family tellurite resistance protein, with amino-acid sequence MQKSNKSIAGYHLLMILSSVDGEFAPEEGMLVQQYLADEFPFRMNLDNELETLALLQPEEWKDHFEFHARCFHEDSTEDERVKFAEFAKSLIKADHKVTDEEHTFYILLKNLWGLS; translated from the coding sequence ATGCAAAAATCAAATAAATCAATCGCCGGTTATCACTTACTAATGATCCTTTCTTCTGTAGACGGAGAGTTTGCTCCTGAGGAAGGAATGCTTGTACAGCAATATCTGGCCGATGAATTCCCGTTCAGGATGAATCTTGACAATGAGCTTGAAACCCTGGCTCTTTTACAGCCTGAAGAATGGAAAGACCATTTTGAGTTTCATGCAAGATGCTTCCACGAAGATTCTACCGAAGATGAGCGTGTAAAATTTGCAGAATTTGCAAAATCGCTGATCAAAGCAGATCATAAGGTAACGGATGAAGAGCATACATTTTACATTCTTCTTAAAAACCTATGGGGTTTGTCATAA